In Hydra vulgaris chromosome 06, alternate assembly HydraT2T_AEP, a genomic segment contains:
- the LOC136081565 gene encoding uncharacterized protein LOC136081565 translates to MLDGNKSMRDDKISPFVLKTCATSMAVLLTLIFQLSIKSGKFPFSWLRVNVTPIYKKGSRTDPANYRAISLTSLPCKLIEKIVSLYLSSKVFHSQRLNEAPLSPWIVAECSGKIVWAHCNCIADLVEACTHIAAVLFWYDITVKMR, encoded by the exons ATGCTTGATGGAAATAAATCAATGCGCGATGATAAAATTAGTccgtttgttttaaaaacatgtgCCACATCAATGGCAGTTCTgctaactttgatttttcaactttcaataaaatctggaaaatttcCATTTTCTTGGCTTAGAGTTAATGTTAcacctatatataaaaaaggtagCAGAACAGATCCAGCCAATTACAGAGCAATATCGCTTACTTCTCTTCCATgcaaacttattgaaaaaatagttaGTTTATA tttGTCTTCTAAGGTGTTTCATTCACAACGCCTTAATGAGGCCCCACTTAGTCCATGGATTGTTGCAGAATGTAGTGGTAAAATTGTATGGGCACACTGTAATTGCATAGCAGATCTTGTTGAAGCATGCACACATATTGCTGCAGTTCTATTTTGGTATGACATAACTGTTAAAATGCGATAA